From a single Eisenibacter elegans DSM 3317 genomic region:
- a CDS encoding DUF6232 family protein — protein sequence MSFFARFKSKKHLMQVNDEAIDFQGKHYPIAKLSTIKKIKAKKSYFITLPLLLIFILTPVVSTAILYTISYYLMFHQFNIALIFICLIVSYFGINERIKKKRRYSLQIGDELGSVTLLETINEKFIDQLVQLIQKKQAEPDGMVYSIHTKAESIDYEQSKAEKAAQPSDNEEYSE from the coding sequence ATGAGTTTTTTCGCCCGATTTAAGTCTAAGAAACACCTGATGCAGGTCAATGATGAGGCCATTGACTTTCAGGGCAAGCATTATCCTATTGCCAAGCTTTCGACCATCAAAAAAATCAAAGCTAAGAAAAGCTATTTCATTACCTTACCCTTACTGCTGATTTTTATCCTGACTCCAGTGGTGTCTACAGCTATTTTGTACACCATTAGTTATTACCTGATGTTTCATCAGTTCAACATCGCCTTGATTTTTATTTGTTTAATCGTGTCTTATTTTGGTATCAATGAGCGCATCAAGAAAAAGCGCCGTTATTCGCTGCAAATAGGCGATGAGTTAGGCAGTGTTACGCTACTCGAAACCATCAATGAGAAGTTCATTGACCAGTTGGTACAGCTTATCCAAAAAAAGCAAGCCGAACCCGATGGGATGGTCTATAGTATCCATACCAAGGCAGAGAGCATTGATTACGAGCAATCTAAAGCCGAGAAAGCAGCCCAACCTTCTGATAACGAGGAATATAGTGAGTAA
- a CDS encoding peroxiredoxin family protein encodes MFRFLSLALVLACVFPLQAQQTVIPKSTRLEYTLYLQENATISGNLRLRVNSEGVLTGASMEEPSEEIVFDRVEVLAPNHIRLHYDIFDTYIELTNMEAIRDENYDNGLKVKAEGAWVRNGLAEPYVVKMEFFNRNRHQPVFAGGIDSEVAPYFEKPSWAVTFTDPKTSREIPAIALIHNNQSFLKGTFMTATGDYRYLSGNLYGRTLELCGFDLGSAYVFKADLQEDGTLKGELFSGKSGYRTWVARRDDQATLPDAKTLTYLNEGHDQLSFQFPNLQGQAVSLQDARYQGKVCIIQILGSWCHNCMDEANFLAPWYEANRQRGVEVIGLAYEISPEFEKAALRVQKMKERLNIGYELLIAGTTQNANETLPALNHVMAYPTTIFVDKQGRIRKIHTGFNGPATGEPYFEYIREFEQFVAKLLEE; translated from the coding sequence ATGTTCCGATTTTTAAGCCTCGCCCTAGTACTTGCCTGCGTATTCCCGCTACAAGCGCAGCAAACCGTCATTCCCAAAAGCACTAGGTTGGAGTATACCCTCTATCTTCAAGAAAACGCCACCATCTCAGGTAACTTAAGGCTGAGGGTCAACTCAGAGGGAGTGCTTACCGGAGCCAGTATGGAGGAGCCTTCCGAAGAGATTGTATTTGACAGGGTAGAAGTACTCGCTCCCAACCATATCCGCCTGCACTACGATATTTTTGACACCTACATTGAGCTGACAAATATGGAGGCAATACGAGATGAAAACTACGATAATGGGCTAAAAGTGAAGGCGGAAGGCGCTTGGGTGCGCAACGGGCTGGCAGAGCCTTATGTGGTGAAGATGGAGTTTTTTAACCGGAACCGGCACCAGCCTGTGTTTGCAGGAGGCATTGACTCCGAAGTAGCCCCCTATTTCGAAAAACCCTCTTGGGCCGTAACGTTTACCGACCCTAAGACCAGCCGCGAAATACCCGCCATCGCCCTCATACACAACAATCAGAGCTTTCTTAAAGGCACTTTTATGACCGCTACCGGTGATTATCGTTACCTCTCTGGCAACTTGTATGGCAGAACTCTTGAGCTTTGCGGCTTCGACTTAGGCAGTGCGTATGTGTTCAAAGCCGACCTACAGGAAGACGGAACCCTCAAAGGGGAGCTGTTTTCGGGCAAATCCGGCTACCGCACTTGGGTAGCCCGCCGCGACGACCAAGCTACCCTGCCCGATGCCAAAACCCTGACCTACCTCAACGAAGGGCACGACCAACTCAGCTTTCAGTTTCCTAACCTCCAAGGGCAGGCCGTCTCTCTTCAGGATGCCCGCTACCAAGGCAAGGTGTGCATCATCCAGATTCTGGGCTCTTGGTGCCACAATTGTATGGACGAGGCCAACTTCCTCGCCCCTTGGTATGAAGCCAACCGTCAGCGTGGGGTAGAAGTCATTGGGTTGGCCTACGAAATCAGCCCGGAGTTTGAAAAAGCCGCCCTGCGTGTCCAAAAAATGAAGGAACGCCTCAACATCGGCTATGAGCTACTGATTGCAGGCACTACCCAAAATGCCAACGAAACCCTGCCCGCCCTCAACCACGTGATGGCCTATCCTACGACCATTTTTGTAGACAAGCAGGGGCGCATCCGTAAGATTCATACCGGCTTCAACGGCCCCGCCACAGGCGAGCCCTACTTTGAGTATATCCGTGAGTTTGAGCAGTTTGTAGCCAAGCTCTTAGAGGAATAA
- a CDS encoding 3-deoxy-D-manno-octulosonic acid transferase has translation MILFLYNCLIRLYRLAISLVAVVNPKAKRWIDGRKDWATRLELAIAAADPHKPWVWLHAASLGEFEQARPVIEAWRATHPNHQLLLTFFSPSGYEVQKNYALAEVVCYMPIDTASNARRFLDIAKPIAVFFVKYELWYHHLAAVQKRQIPLILFSATFRPDQWLFDWRGRWFAHILHNFDYLFVQDDASRQCLLRAGVAPERIRITGDTRYDRVLSIAQQRPTDPIVEAFKAGKPLLMIGSSWAEDLKVTLPVLARFQATLKVVIAPHEMSEQALQQAAQGCKGVVLRYSQATPETAAAADCLLIDNVGKLAALYQYADIAYVGGAFRTGLHNILEPAVFAIPVLFGKKYRRYSEAVALVGLGCAFACADEVQFAQHLERLYHNQAERELIAERLKQFMREHRGGTQKIVNQVVIAEKSN, from the coding sequence ATGATACTTTTCTTATATAATTGCCTGATTAGGCTGTATCGCTTGGCCATAAGCCTTGTAGCTGTTGTCAATCCCAAGGCTAAACGTTGGATAGACGGACGCAAGGATTGGGCTACACGTTTGGAACTGGCTATAGCCGCTGCTGATCCACACAAACCGTGGGTATGGCTACACGCCGCTTCCCTAGGCGAGTTCGAACAAGCCCGACCCGTGATAGAGGCTTGGCGGGCTACACACCCCAATCACCAGTTGCTCCTGACTTTTTTTTCCCCCTCGGGGTATGAAGTGCAAAAAAACTATGCGCTTGCCGAAGTAGTCTGCTATATGCCCATTGATACAGCTAGCAATGCACGCCGATTTTTGGATATAGCCAAACCAATAGCTGTATTTTTTGTCAAATATGAGCTTTGGTATCACCACTTGGCCGCCGTGCAAAAGCGTCAGATTCCGCTAATTTTGTTTTCAGCCACCTTCCGCCCTGACCAGTGGTTGTTCGACTGGAGAGGACGCTGGTTTGCCCATATTCTTCACAACTTTGACTACCTTTTTGTACAAGATGATGCCTCACGCCAATGTCTGCTTCGTGCTGGAGTAGCTCCTGAGCGTATCCGCATTACAGGCGATACCCGTTATGACAGAGTCCTGAGTATTGCCCAACAGCGCCCAACAGACCCTATTGTAGAGGCTTTCAAAGCTGGAAAACCACTCTTGATGATTGGCAGTAGTTGGGCAGAAGACCTCAAGGTAACCCTGCCAGTCTTGGCGCGTTTCCAAGCCACACTCAAGGTTGTGATTGCCCCACACGAGATGAGCGAGCAGGCGCTGCAACAAGCAGCCCAAGGCTGCAAAGGGGTGGTTTTGCGCTACTCCCAAGCCACTCCAGAAACTGCCGCCGCCGCCGATTGCCTCTTGATAGACAACGTAGGGAAGCTAGCAGCCCTGTATCAATATGCCGATATAGCCTATGTCGGAGGCGCTTTTCGTACCGGCTTACACAATATCCTAGAGCCAGCGGTATTTGCCATCCCAGTGCTTTTTGGCAAGAAATACCGCAGATACAGCGAAGCGGTTGCATTGGTAGGTTTGGGCTGCGCTTTTGCTTGTGCTGATGAGGTGCAATTTGCTCAGCACCTAGAGCGGCTCTACCATAATCAAGCCGAAAGAGAGCTAATTGCAGAAAGACTAAAGCAATTTATGAGAGAGCATAGAGGTGGCACGCAAAAAATTGTCAATCAAGTAGTTATAGCCGAAAAGTCAAATTAA
- a CDS encoding SulP family inorganic anion transporter, which yields MNKYLNLFELSPNVNYKTEVLAGLTVALVLVPQGVAFAMLVGLSPLAGLYAAFVLGLTTALLGGRPGMISGAAGATAVVLVHLYKSHGTEYVLAAVVLSGVVQLLAGVLRLAKFMRLVPHSVVFGFVNGLAITIFWSQIKQFQIDEHTWMSGSSLYWFAGLVLLTMLLIWGLPKITKAIPASLMAILIVFVLVSLVGIDTKRVGDLASIKGGLPPFHWPQVPLQWETLSIIMPYAFTIAAIGLLESLLTLNILDEMTESRGRSNKEALALGLGNVLSGVFSGMGGCGLLGQSLINVSAGARTRISAIVAAITLLVFVLAGANWVEQLPMAALTGLMIMVAIGTFEWTSLRAFNKMPRNDIAVMLLVTFITVYLHNLALAVLIGVIISALNFAWDNAKRIRARKYLDDQGVKHYEIYGPLFFASITAFNDKFDPINDPDEIVINFAESRVADMSAIEALNKITERYHKLGKKVQLKHLSPDCKRLLKNADKLIVVNILEDPTYKVMVDEWS from the coding sequence ATGAATAAGTATCTCAATCTCTTTGAGTTATCCCCTAATGTAAACTACAAAACCGAGGTTTTGGCCGGACTTACGGTGGCCTTGGTGCTGGTACCTCAAGGCGTTGCGTTTGCGATGTTGGTGGGATTATCACCCTTAGCAGGTTTGTATGCTGCGTTTGTGTTAGGGCTGACAACGGCGCTGTTGGGAGGCCGTCCGGGGATGATTTCTGGAGCTGCCGGCGCTACAGCCGTAGTATTGGTACATCTATACAAAAGTCACGGCACGGAGTATGTATTGGCAGCCGTAGTGTTATCGGGCGTAGTACAGTTGTTGGCCGGAGTCTTACGCTTGGCTAAGTTTATGCGTCTAGTGCCTCATTCGGTTGTTTTTGGCTTTGTTAATGGCCTAGCAATTACTATTTTTTGGTCTCAGATAAAACAATTTCAAATAGATGAACATACCTGGATGAGTGGTAGCTCTTTGTATTGGTTTGCGGGGTTGGTACTGCTAACAATGCTACTAATCTGGGGACTTCCTAAAATCACCAAGGCCATACCCGCCTCTTTAATGGCTATTCTGATTGTTTTTGTACTGGTCTCATTGGTAGGGATTGATACCAAACGGGTGGGCGATTTGGCCTCTATCAAGGGGGGACTTCCGCCGTTTCATTGGCCCCAAGTACCTCTCCAGTGGGAGACTTTGTCTATCATTATGCCCTATGCCTTTACTATTGCTGCCATAGGCTTGTTAGAAAGCCTATTGACCCTCAATATCCTCGATGAGATGACCGAAAGCCGTGGACGTAGCAACAAAGAGGCCTTGGCGCTGGGTTTGGGCAATGTACTGTCAGGGGTGTTTTCGGGAATGGGCGGCTGTGGTTTGTTGGGGCAGAGTCTCATCAATGTATCGGCTGGCGCAAGAACGCGTATCTCGGCGATAGTCGCTGCCATTACCTTGCTAGTTTTTGTATTGGCTGGTGCGAATTGGGTGGAGCAACTACCGATGGCTGCACTTACCGGCCTGATGATAATGGTCGCTATTGGAACGTTTGAATGGACAAGCTTGCGAGCCTTCAACAAAATGCCGCGCAATGATATTGCGGTGATGCTTTTGGTTACATTCATCACCGTATATCTACACAATCTTGCATTGGCCGTATTGATTGGGGTGATTATCTCAGCGCTCAACTTTGCTTGGGATAATGCCAAACGTATACGCGCCCGCAAATATTTGGACGACCAAGGTGTCAAACATTATGAAATTTATGGCCCTTTGTTTTTTGCTTCCATAACAGCTTTCAATGATAAATTCGACCCTATCAATGACCCCGACGAAATTGTCATCAATTTTGCCGAAAGTAGGGTAGCAGATATGTCGGCCATCGAGGCGCTCAACAAAATTACAGAGCGCTACCACAAGCTGGGAAAAAAAGTACAACTCAAACACCTAAGCCCTGACTGTAAGCGCTTGCTCAAGAATGCGGATAAATTGATAGTCGTCAATATTTTAGAAGACCCTACCTACAAAGTAATGGTAGATGAATGGTCTTAA
- a CDS encoding ABC transporter ATP-binding protein — protein sequence MIKAEQLTKQYGGHTALNALNLHIAAGEIYALLGSNGAGKSTTIHIFMGFLPPTSGKAFINEREVVSGDVQLKQWVAYIPEVVNLYPNLSALQNLAYFSGLSGFKYKLEEQEQLLLEAGLQADSFRKPVGSYSKGMRQKVGIAIALGKQAKAIFMDEPTSGLDPHASNEFSAILQRLSQKGVSILMATHDLFRAQESSHRIGIMHLGNLLHEQATASLSAVELEQRYLETVQGFTQSNSVAL from the coding sequence ATGATCAAAGCCGAACAACTGACCAAACAATATGGAGGCCATACTGCGCTCAATGCGCTGAACCTCCACATAGCAGCGGGAGAAATCTATGCCCTGCTTGGCTCCAACGGAGCTGGAAAATCGACTACCATCCATATTTTTATGGGCTTTTTGCCGCCTACTTCGGGTAAGGCCTTTATTAATGAACGTGAAGTAGTTTCCGGCGATGTACAACTAAAGCAATGGGTGGCCTATATTCCGGAGGTAGTCAACCTATATCCCAACTTATCGGCCTTACAAAACTTGGCTTACTTCAGCGGTCTTTCGGGCTTCAAATACAAGCTCGAAGAACAAGAGCAGCTGTTGCTCGAAGCTGGTCTGCAAGCAGACAGTTTTCGGAAGCCTGTGGGCAGCTACTCCAAAGGGATGCGCCAAAAAGTGGGCATTGCGATTGCCTTGGGCAAACAAGCCAAGGCGATTTTTATGGATGAGCCTACCTCAGGGCTTGACCCTCACGCGAGCAATGAGTTCTCGGCTATTTTGCAGCGCCTCAGCCAAAAAGGGGTTAGTATACTGATGGCTACACACGACTTATTTCGGGCGCAGGAAAGCAGCCACCGCATCGGGATTATGCACTTGGGCAATTTGCTCCACGAGCAGGCTACAGCCTCACTCTCGGCGGTAGAGCTAGAACAGCGCTATCTGGAGACAGTTCAAGGTTTTACCCAATCCAACAGCGTTGCCTTATGA
- a CDS encoding DUF3526 domain-containing protein has translation MIQQIFRKELAELFQSRRFRVLALGLGLLWAVALLNGLQYYQHHNHTAHKASEASYAQWLGQGEKNPHSAAHYGFYVFKPVPLMAVIERGSSDFLGNIVWLEAHRQNEVRDAAAADAGSLLRMGQLSIGFLLQFIVPLFVILLCYNQFSKEREQNTLKLLLSTRARVSDLFVGKWLASLVAVWSLVLPLLMLTVGLMALQPSGESWVDVVVPALLWLVLGLFLLYALVATVAIAVSAAVAQSATSLVVLAGFWLIGVFLVPRFGAVLADTLYPTPSSFAFDQRIEALRKGGLDGHGPPNQDLLQKTLAKYGVDSVSQLPVNFAAISLQAGEDADAAIYDVVYQDLFAQFRRQERWLRYTALLSPFQAFQNLSMALSNTDVHAHLRFADQAETHRRRMQKDINRYYETNNTGNEEFWASIPRLDYKPATLNERLDLAKADLAALGVWLLLSLVFALFSIRQFKLT, from the coding sequence ATGATACAGCAAATATTCCGTAAAGAACTAGCCGAGCTTTTCCAAAGCAGGCGATTCCGTGTGCTGGCCTTGGGTTTGGGGCTGCTATGGGCGGTGGCCTTGTTGAATGGTTTACAATACTACCAACATCACAACCACACTGCGCACAAAGCCTCGGAAGCAAGCTACGCACAGTGGCTGGGGCAGGGGGAGAAAAACCCACACTCGGCAGCACACTATGGTTTTTATGTCTTCAAGCCTGTGCCGCTGATGGCCGTGATTGAGCGTGGAAGCAGTGATTTTCTGGGCAACATCGTTTGGCTTGAAGCCCACCGCCAAAATGAAGTCAGGGATGCCGCCGCTGCCGATGCCGGGTCGTTGTTACGAATGGGGCAACTGAGCATTGGGTTCTTGCTACAGTTCATAGTACCCTTATTCGTTATTCTACTTTGCTACAATCAGTTCAGCAAAGAGCGCGAACAAAATACGCTCAAACTCTTACTCAGCACCCGTGCCCGTGTATCGGATTTGTTTGTGGGTAAATGGCTGGCCTCCTTGGTCGCTGTTTGGAGCTTGGTGCTTCCCTTGTTGATGCTGACTGTAGGGTTGATGGCTTTACAGCCAAGTGGTGAGTCTTGGGTCGATGTGGTAGTACCTGCGCTGCTGTGGCTGGTGTTAGGTTTGTTTTTGTTGTATGCCTTGGTGGCTACAGTAGCCATTGCGGTATCGGCGGCAGTGGCGCAGTCAGCTACGAGCTTGGTGGTTTTGGCCGGATTCTGGCTTATCGGAGTGTTTTTGGTGCCGCGTTTTGGGGCGGTGTTGGCCGACACCCTCTACCCTACCCCTAGCTCCTTTGCCTTCGACCAACGGATTGAAGCCCTACGCAAAGGCGGACTTGATGGCCACGGGCCGCCCAACCAAGATTTATTGCAAAAAACACTGGCAAAATACGGCGTTGACAGCGTGTCGCAGTTGCCTGTAAACTTTGCGGCTATCTCGTTACAAGCCGGGGAAGATGCCGATGCGGCCATTTATGATGTGGTGTACCAAGATTTGTTTGCGCAATTCCGCCGTCAGGAGCGCTGGCTGCGCTATACGGCCTTGCTTTCGCCTTTTCAGGCTTTTCAAAACCTATCGATGGCCTTGAGCAATACGGATGTCCACGCGCACTTACGCTTTGCCGACCAAGCCGAAACACACCGCCGGCGGATGCAAAAAGACATCAATAGGTATTATGAGACCAACAATACGGGTAATGAGGAGTTTTGGGCGAGCATACCCCGCCTTGACTACAAACCGGCTACACTGAACGAACGGCTCGACCTCGCAAAAGCAGATTTAGCCGCACTAGGAGTCTGGCTGCTGCTTTCCCTTGTTTTTGCGCTATTTTCTATCCGACAATTCAAACTGACCTAA
- a CDS encoding DUF3526 domain-containing protein, producing the protein MFAHIFRYEWLSLRQNRLFLGVFGFTLLLCLLALWSGWQHYQRQKNVLAALQDYEQTHYQELATQLESIARGEPFKGNPHINPSKPTTMAFGPGFRFAYREPSAMQVLNVGQSDLHPYYYKVTANKEQGLYHQSEIKNGTLRFIGTFDLSFVLIYLLPLLVIAFSFDMLANDKSGGVLPYLETSRWSLPAILFSRYLCRLLLFFGSVWGLVVVFLAIAFQGLGFVALTSFWGWTLLLLGYLAFWFGLSFMVNMWGKSAHYNASVLVVSWLVVVVLLPGILQYLSDVAYPAPNRAALVTQTREAGIEVQKRASEALNDYIEDHPELAANKEGLNLQDFGTRYFVQMQEVEKALAPTKAAFERQQTNRDQLIRGLAILSPALLAQELSNELSATTNQHYQYLAADALALQQALRADLVQKIFLGKPMLPVDLEALPQFRPSNRYHQPQGQWLLAGFGLLWVLALGMALSGFWNFKRFRVRLFSKEVGV; encoded by the coding sequence ATGTTTGCACATATATTTCGCTACGAATGGCTTTCGCTACGCCAAAACCGCCTGTTCCTTGGGGTATTTGGTTTTACCTTACTGTTGTGTCTGTTGGCGCTTTGGAGCGGCTGGCAGCACTACCAACGCCAAAAGAATGTACTGGCGGCGTTGCAAGACTACGAACAGACACACTACCAAGAGCTGGCCACACAGCTGGAGAGCATTGCCCGTGGAGAGCCTTTCAAAGGCAACCCGCATATCAATCCATCAAAACCTACCACGATGGCTTTTGGTCCCGGCTTCCGCTTTGCCTACCGAGAGCCCTCGGCAATGCAGGTGCTCAATGTAGGACAGAGCGACCTACACCCCTACTACTACAAAGTAACAGCCAACAAAGAACAGGGGTTGTACCACCAATCAGAAATCAAAAACGGGACGCTGCGCTTTATAGGCACTTTTGACCTGAGTTTTGTGCTGATTTATTTACTGCCTCTGCTGGTGATTGCCTTTAGTTTTGATATGCTGGCCAATGACAAAAGTGGCGGCGTACTGCCCTATCTCGAAACTTCACGCTGGAGCCTGCCCGCCATTTTATTCAGCCGCTACCTATGCCGACTCTTGCTGTTTTTTGGCAGTGTTTGGGGGCTGGTCGTGGTGTTCTTGGCCATCGCGTTTCAAGGGCTGGGGTTCGTGGCTTTGACCTCGTTTTGGGGTTGGACATTGCTGCTCTTGGGCTATCTGGCCTTTTGGTTTGGGCTGTCGTTTATGGTCAATATGTGGGGTAAAAGCGCCCACTACAACGCAAGCGTGTTGGTGGTAAGCTGGCTAGTCGTCGTGGTGCTGTTGCCCGGTATCTTGCAATATCTCAGCGATGTAGCCTATCCCGCCCCCAATAGGGCGGCGCTGGTAACCCAAACCCGAGAGGCAGGTATAGAGGTGCAAAAACGCGCCTCGGAAGCCCTCAACGACTACATCGAAGACCACCCCGAACTGGCCGCCAACAAAGAGGGCTTGAACCTTCAGGACTTCGGGACACGGTATTTTGTACAGATGCAAGAAGTCGAAAAAGCGCTGGCTCCTACCAAGGCGGCCTTTGAACGTCAACAAACCAACCGCGACCAACTGATACGGGGGCTGGCTATCCTTTCCCCTGCCCTGCTAGCGCAGGAGCTGAGCAATGAGCTGAGCGCCACCACCAACCAACACTATCAGTATTTGGCTGCCGATGCCTTGGCACTACAACAAGCGCTACGTGCCGATTTGGTGCAAAAAATCTTCTTGGGTAAGCCAATGCTCCCCGTCGACCTAGAAGCGCTGCCCCAATTTCGCCCAAGTAACCGCTATCATCAACCACAAGGCCAATGGCTGCTGGCTGGTTTTGGGCTCCTGTGGGTCTTGGCGCTGGGGATGGCCTTGAGTGGTTTTTGGAATTTCAAACGCTTTCGGGTACGGCTGTTTAGCAAAGAAGTAGGCGTTTGA
- a CDS encoding PP2C family protein-serine/threonine phosphatase has product MAYPHQSIGGIQNEAKSFETQEIALPIGSMIYLSSDRMVNQNDDKRKRFGEKRLHTLITQVAALPLPEQQVAFEKALNEHQGNNPQRDDILMIGVRL; this is encoded by the coding sequence TTGGCATATCCACACCAATCTATTGGAGGAATTCAAAATGAGGCAAAAAGCTTCGAGACCCAAGAAATCGCGCTCCCTATCGGGAGTATGATTTATCTGAGCAGTGATAGAATGGTAAATCAAAACGATGACAAACGCAAGCGGTTTGGAGAAAAACGCCTACATACTCTCATAACTCAAGTAGCAGCTTTGCCATTGCCCGAGCAACAAGTAGCTTTTGAGAAAGCGCTCAACGAGCATCAGGGCAACAATCCCCAGCGCGACGATATTCTGATGATTGGGGTCAGACTCTAG
- a CDS encoding TonB-dependent receptor, whose protein sequence is MIYGAASVIYGPDAFSGVINIIPKREDVKQNTRLGLQYGSFNSLSGFFETYLPINKNLSVNAFGRFFQSDGFSQR, encoded by the coding sequence GTGATTTATGGAGCAGCTTCGGTGATTTATGGCCCTGATGCGTTCTCGGGGGTAATCAATATTATTCCCAAACGTGAAGATGTAAAACAAAACACTAGGCTGGGGCTTCAATATGGCTCTTTCAATAGTTTGAGTGGTTTTTTTGAAACCTACCTGCCCATCAATAAAAACTTATCTGTCAATGCTTTTGGGCGATTTTTTCAATCTGATGGGTTTTCCCAGCGTTAG
- a CDS encoding TonB-dependent receptor plug domain-containing protein has translation MLAQAPPDSTNLDPLEFRPESLLDLYSAQRQEQEVLGASQYAQKLSDAPAYTLVFTRQQLEERGYEDLSDLLRELPGVDVIANSGRFGEFYSIRGVGGNDRFLVLVDGRKLNAFGGTFLSVGKSIPFYVLPKG, from the coding sequence ATGTTGGCTCAAGCTCCACCAGACAGCACTAACCTCGACCCTCTGGAGTTTAGGCCTGAGTCTTTGCTAGACTTATACAGCGCTCAGCGCCAAGAACAAGAGGTTCTGGGCGCAAGTCAGTATGCACAAAAACTCAGTGATGCGCCTGCTTACACCCTAGTATTCACACGACAGCAACTCGAAGAGAGGGGCTACGAAGACTTATCGGATTTACTCCGAGAACTACCCGGCGTAGATGTGATTGCCAACTCAGGCCGGTTTGGAGAGTTTTATAGTATTAGAGGGGTCGGAGGAAACGATCGGTTTTTAGTTTTGGTAGATGGGCGTAAACTCAATGCTTTTGGTGGAACTTTCTTGTCTGTGGGCAAGTCCATCCCCTTTTACGTTTTGCCGAAAGGGTAG
- a CDS encoding ArsR/SmtB family transcription factor, with the protein MTTKSIAFSEDLKALAEMAKWLSHPARLAILLHLAKTKTCISGDIAQELPLSRTTVSQHLQELKKAGLVKGEIEGLTVCYCLDSNRIAQVSAALGGFLANILTEDTPDCYDCPPGAC; encoded by the coding sequence ATGACTACGAAATCAATTGCCTTTTCAGAAGATTTAAAAGCCTTGGCTGAGATGGCCAAGTGGCTTTCCCATCCGGCGCGTTTGGCTATCTTATTACATCTAGCCAAAACCAAGACCTGTATCTCGGGTGATATTGCGCAGGAGTTACCTTTGAGCCGCACGACCGTGTCCCAGCATCTGCAAGAATTGAAGAAAGCGGGTTTGGTCAAGGGTGAAATAGAGGGGTTGACTGTCTGTTATTGCCTAGATTCCAATCGCATCGCCCAAGTTTCGGCAGCATTGGGTGGCTTTTTGGCCAATATACTGACTGAGGATACGCCTGACTGTTATGATTGCCCCCCAGGGGCTTGTTAA
- the arsB gene encoding ACR3 family arsenite efflux transporter: protein MSKTTTTEPPKRIGFFERYLSLWVALCIVIGVLLGSLMGDTFKAVSNWKIAEVNVPIAILVWLMIYPMMVQIDFSSLRHIKHNLRGLWLTLIVNWVVKPFSMALFAWLFFTQLYGAWISPELAKEYLAGAILLGAAPCTAMVFVWSYLSDGDANYTLVQVSVNDLVLLVAFIPIVQFLLGMNAIFIPFDTLIVSVIVFVVIPLVAGYFSYRWLMKHKGAQWFTSVFLPALKPVSIVALLGTLVLLFAFQGAQIVQSPLHIFLIAIPLAIQTYFIFFLSWFSGRYLGIQYQICAPAAMIGASNFFELAVAVAIVLFGMDSGATLATVVGVLIEVPVMLSLVYLAKRWRY from the coding sequence ATGAGCAAAACTACAACAACCGAGCCGCCCAAACGCATTGGTTTTTTTGAACGTTACTTGAGCCTTTGGGTCGCCTTGTGTATTGTGATAGGTGTACTGTTGGGGAGCTTGATGGGCGATACTTTCAAGGCTGTAAGCAACTGGAAAATAGCCGAAGTTAATGTCCCGATAGCTATTTTGGTTTGGCTGATGATTTATCCGATGATGGTGCAAATCGATTTCAGTTCGTTGCGCCATATCAAACACAATCTGCGCGGGCTTTGGCTAACCTTGATTGTCAATTGGGTGGTTAAGCCTTTTTCGATGGCTTTATTTGCTTGGCTATTTTTCACGCAGCTTTACGGCGCTTGGATTAGCCCAGAATTGGCCAAAGAATACTTAGCTGGAGCCATTTTGTTGGGAGCTGCTCCTTGCACCGCAATGGTATTTGTTTGGTCATACCTAAGCGATGGAGATGCTAACTATACTCTGGTACAGGTATCTGTGAATGATTTGGTGTTGCTGGTGGCTTTTATCCCGATTGTACAATTCCTTTTGGGAATGAACGCTATTTTTATTCCTTTTGACACCCTGATAGTGTCTGTTATTGTATTCGTCGTCATTCCATTAGTGGCGGGGTATTTCTCCTACCGTTGGCTAATGAAGCACAAAGGCGCGCAGTGGTTCACATCAGTATTTCTACCGGCGCTCAAGCCTGTGTCGATTGTGGCACTATTAGGTACATTGGTGCTGCTCTTTGCGTTTCAGGGAGCGCAGATTGTCCAGTCGCCGCTCCATATTTTCCTGATTGCTATCCCTCTAGCCATTCAGACTTACTTCATCTTTTTTCTATCCTGGTTTTCAGGGCGTTATTTAGGGATTCAGTACCAAATATGTGCTCCGGCAGCAATGATTGGAGCCAGTAATTTCTTCGAGTTGGCAGTAGCAGTAGCTATTGTTCTATTTGGGATGGACTCAGGTGCCACCCTAGCGACGGTAGTGGGGGTATTGATAGAAGTACCTGTGATGCTCTCGTTGGTATATTTGGCCAAACGTTGGCGCTATTGA